The Mastomys coucha isolate ucsf_1 unplaced genomic scaffold, UCSF_Mcou_1 pScaffold20, whole genome shotgun sequence nucleotide sequence GATTATAGCCAACAGTTTTTTGGTTTCCAGTTCTGGGGACAGAGTAAAGAAAAGCAGAATCAAAGGGATTTGAATGTAACAAATCTGTGAACCAACAGTCTGGAGTTTCATGATTTTTGAGTGTAGCTCTAGCTTTGCCATGTGTCACTGGGCATGTTACATTCCCTCACCATATGTCAATTTCCCAACCATGCCAAGTGGGCATAGCTGCCCTTGATCAGGTATCTAATActgcatacacacaaatcaaAGAGACCCCCCAAGTAATAGCCTTCTGGGAGGTATGAAGCCTCCTGAGATAAAAGCTGTTGCTTCTGTCATTCTTCACTAGGCTTGCATTTCCTTGGCCACCTCCAAATTGTGACAGGGCAGAGTTAATCCCATGCCTCCTTTGTGTCCACCCCCAGAAAATCAGAAGGAAAGGACAAATGGTTGGTTGAAGGCTGTGAGGATGTTTCATATTGAGCTACCTGGAGTTTACTTTCCAGCTTCCTCTCCATCCCCACACCCTCTGCCCAAGGATGGTGTGGATTTTTACTGGATGACCCCACTTGGAGTCTCACTGCagagccttccaagtgctgtgttCTGGAACAGAGACCATATTTGGTTCCCTTTACTGTCCTCTGTCATTGTATTTAAATTCGACTCCTCCCAGCACAGCACAGATGGCCCTGCTTACTAGTTGACCACAtatcaaaaatgaaaaccagTTCTGAGCTGTCAAAAAGAATTGATAATCTCTAGCATCTTCCCCAGGAAAAGGTTTTGGGGATGTTGAGCTCTATGATTTAATAAACCACAGAGGCCATTGTTAGTGGTTTTTTTTCATGTAGACAAACTAGGAAGACTTATAGAGAAGCTGAGGAGCCTTCAAGGGACTGGCAGCTAGAGTCTAAGATACAGTGAGTGGAGGGTAGAGATACTGTCAGGGTCACAGCTGGCTTTTTCCTGCTGTGATACCTAGCAGGGAGAGCCACTGAGGAAGCTCGAAGAAGTGAAAAGTGTATTCTGCACTAGCAGCTTGTATTATCTCCCTCCCAGCTGCTACTGCCTCAGGGAAAGATCATGATGAGGAAGATCATGATGGCGGGCACCTTTGTTGTttcaccttttttgttttgtttaaagacaaaGTTCTAAAGTAGGAACAAAGACATTAGcaactaaaggagctgaagagaaatTCACCAGACACCAACAGAAGGCAATAGAGATATTTAACCTGGAGGGAAAATGCTTGTTCTAGCatgtaagttttctttttcaaagatgtaTGCCAACTGGGCCAGACCTTCTGCCAGCCAAAGTATCAGGGGACTTGCAGGACAAGAGGAAGAGTGGGCTGTTCGGCTCCCACTGTGTCCTTCAAGCAGTTAAAAGTGTGTCAGAGGATTAGGCTAAGGTGAGACAGTGGGAGCAGGAGATATGGAGCTTTAGTGTACGCTTTTCCtttcagccagccagccaactcGGGATACAGCCAGCCCACCTTCCATAGCATACATCGCAAGGTTGTACCATTTTATGACAGTCATAGCTTCTCCCTTATCGTATGAGCTAAGAAAATTCAGTTAAACAAAGCCAGATAGAACGTTCAGTAATATGTATAAGCTAGACTAACAAGGTTTGGAAGACAGGGGAGAGGGGCTAGGGCAAGGCAGATAAGTCATACTACCTTCCCAACCCTTGACAAGTCGTGAGCTGGAGATGTGGGTAGCAGACACAAGCTGTAACATGCCCCACAGCCTTCATTTTGCTGGCCAGGCCATCCACTTGTCATTTTCCATTATCTGGCAGCAACATGGCAGGCGGTGATGGTCAAAGTACCACATATAACTGGCTTGGTCTTCAGACCTCTTCCAAGGGTGTGGTTCCTGGTCCCTACTAGGGCTGGATGATGTCAACGTACTCCTTCCTGAGGTGTAGGTGGCCTCGGTACCAGCTGCAGATGCCATCAACATGCTTCATGCAGACGTAGTGCTGGGCCTGGTACCCATAGAGCTTCCGTTCCAGCAGCCAGTCCGTCCAGAGACACTCATTGGGGGCTGAGATGGTACAGGGCACTGCATAGCAAGTGGTGATCTAGTCGTAATCACACAATATCAGATGAATAGAATGTCCTCTCTCTACTGCTGCCTTTCCCACCCCTGTGTTCTCATGGCCATCCCAACCACCTTTGCTTTTCCCAGTCCCGGGCTTCTTCCTGAGAATCCTCCCTGTCTCCTTGTAAACAGTATTATCTTTCTGGTGTCACATAGACTCATCTTGATAGGCCCTATTCCTTCTTTACCTTCAAATGAAAATTGTCACAAATTTGTTATAgactaaattaaaatttgaaaataaattaattattatagGGCCTGAAGAGTACGCTGTCTTTCCATGCTCCCTTTCCTCATTCCCCGAGccccctttgttttgttttgctttgttttgttttgtttttgtttttttacagacaccgtcttgctatgttgcccaagCTGGGCTGCatcctccctgcctcagcctctcaagcacTGCTGTTACAGGAATGTCACCACACACCTGCCTtagatcttcttttttttttttttNNNNNNNNNNNNNNNNNNNNNNNNNNNNNNNNNNNNNNNNNNNNNNNNNNNNNNNNNNNNNNNNNNNNNNNNNNNNNNNNNNNNNNNNNNNNNNNNNNNNNNNNNNNNNNNNNNNNNNNNNNNNNNNNNNNNNNNNNNNNNNNNNNNNNNNNNNNNNNNNNNNNNNNNNNNNNNNNNNNNNNNNNNNNNNNNNNNNNNNNNNNNNNNNNNNNNNNNNNNNNNNNNNNNNNNNNNNNNNNNNNNNNNNNNNNNNNNNNNNNNNNNNNNNNNNNNNNNNNNNNNNNNNNNNNNNNNNNNNNNNNNNNNNNNNNNNNNNNNNNNNNNNNNNNNNNNNNNNNNNNNNNNNNNNNNNNNNNNNNNNNNNNNNNNNNNNNNNNNNNNNNNNNNNNNNNNNNNNNNNNNNNNNNNNNNNNNNNNNNNNNNNNNNNNNNNNNNNNNNNNNNNNNNNNNNNNNNNNNNNNNNNNNNNNNNNNNNNNNNNNNNNNNNNNNNNNNNNNNNNNNNNNNNNNNNNNNNNNNNNNNNNNNNNNNNNNNNNNNNNNNNNNNNNNNNNNNNNNNNNNNNNNNNNNNNNNNNNNNNNNNNNNNNNNNNNNNNNNNNNNNNNNNNNNNNNNNNNNtcatccagcacttgctggcatccacaatagtgtctagatttgatgattgaatatgggaaggattcccattcTTTAAATGGTGGTTTAGTATCATTTCAGTCTGCTGCATGTGATTGCCAGTGTCCCAAAGTCCTTTCCTCAAGTTCTTTGAGGAAAGGTCCTATGGACTCTTCTTTCCCACCCCCCAACTTCCACAGTACAACTTAAGTATAGGAAGTGAGTAAATACACGTATGTGGAATACATGAAGGACAAGACCCTAAGGCACTAAACTTGTCCCTCACCCACAGGTGACCTCAGAAATGGACGTTCCCTTACTTGGCAGCCACAGttctggtggtagtggtgatttAGGCTCTCCCTCTGCACCAAGGACAGGTCCTCCCAGGGCTCAATGTAGTTGCACAGATGGATGAAGACTTTTCCATCACTGAGAATCTGGCCtttgtggaaagagagagaaaggagtcgAAATCAGGAGATTGCTTAGGGCTCCCAGGGATCCAAGTCATTTATCAGCTCAGAAGAGCAACTTTTGTaatggtctttcttttctttctctctttctttcttttctctttcttcctttccttccctccctcctttctttctttctgtctgtctgcctttcattctttctttctttcttccttccttacttacttacttactttccttctttctttctttctttctttctttctttctttctttctttctctgtgtgctgaaATTATACCCTATGTGTGCTAAACACACACTGTACAACACAGAGAAAACTAGTCTCAAATGGCTTTATGACAGCAGTGACATTTTAGGACTCAGACAAATCTCTATAACCTTTAAAGCAAAGACTGTCATGGTATCTGTACAGGGAAGGATGATGAGGTCTGCTGAGGTTGTTTCCTTTAGCATGAAGCTGAGAGAAGATGGGGTTGAAGATCTGACTGCAGTCTGTCAGagctggtggtgcatgcctgtaacctgAGCCCTgctctcaggagactgaagcagaggaTCAAAGctttaggtcagcctgggctacagagcaggACCCTTCcttagagaaacaaacaaaaggaacaagTAAAACACCAAACAACAAAATGACTGACTGCAGGGTTGGGAATGTGGCTGAGTAATAGAGCACATGCTTAGCTTGTGAGGGCCTGAGCTAGATCCCTatcggagggagggagggggcagactTCTCCTTTATATACCAGCTTCCTTAACCTTAAAGAAGCTCACAGGAACTTTCAGATGGAGGGTGGGAATGATAAAGCTGTTGCTGAGAATGAGTACAGAGTTGTCTATACAGCTGTAGGCCCACAAAAGATGTACATTCCTTTCTAATATCCATACTGGCCTCTCTTGCCCCGTTGATAGGTATTTTGGTGAGTATTTCCCCATAGGAAAGTGCCTTAAAAACAACTTGACAAGTTCCTTCTATCTTTCATAGATCTCTTAAGCAGCACAGAAGTTGTGAGCCCCCAtatgggtgttaggaattgaactgaatcctctaaaagagcagcctgtgctcttaaccacaaaacTACTTCACCAGTCCCATAGATCTTTTCAATACATCTTTTCCTCAGTCATCCTTCGTTGCTCCTAGAACTTGGACACTCAACCATTTATTTAGTAAGCAGCTGCTTGCTCTAGTACCAGATACAGAAATCAATGACAGTATCTCTGCCCTTTAGGAGGGTACACAGAAAGTAGGCGTTGATTACTAGACTATAATTGCCCAGATGTAAGAACAAAGTACAGAAGAAGGTGGATAAAGGAAGCTGCCTTGAAGGGATGCTTGGAAATTCACTGTCAACCAAGAGCAAGGGCCTCTGGACACTGAGACTGTCTTGCacaaaggcaggaggacagcCATACACCCTGCAACTACAGgtagtttattttagctcacaggaGAAAGAAGCAAGGTGCCATGTCACTGATAAGTGACAAAGAAAAGGCTACAATGTCATGGTGTAACCTATCAATGGAGGATTTTACCAGTCAGTCCCTGCTGAAGGCATGGGCACCACTGGTACTGTTTTACAGAGTTGTGTTTTCTCGCATGTCCCAGCCTTTGGTTATTCCTGACCTCCTTGAGGACAGAAACACTGCATTCTCTTTAACCTGATAGACCTTAGTGAGGAGAAGCGCAAAGGGGGCGCTCAgggaaggagtggggagaggTAAAGGGTCTGGTCTGCTTACAAGGACACGGTAGGGTACAGTGGCTGTCCTGTCTCTGCAGAGGCTGTCTAGGGCAGCACAGTCCCACATCCTTTTTGGTACTAGGGGCCAAGAAGCCCCTTTCATTGTGTCCTCTGGTTCTTGTCACTCTTCAGGAGACATGTCTGGACTCTGGAGTCATTGAAGACTATGACCTACTCCTCAATCTGCACTCTAATACCCAAGACCTGGCAGTATTGCCATCTGCTGGCTCCATGGATAGAGTGTAGACCTCCTCCCTGTTCTCCCTATGGGCTGTGGTTTTTATTTCCCATCTTGTAGGACATCGTAGAGCCCACTCAAACAGTGGAGCTTCCCAGCTTGTTCACCACCACACCAGCACCTCTTTTCCTGAATTCCAAAATACTTTAGTGTTGTATTCATTTATTCCCAGATCACATTCTTGGGTATATTGGATAGGTGGCTGATTTACTTTTCTGTCTCAACCAGTTCAGTATGGAAAAGGCTGGCCCAGCACCAGATGTTTTTGGGTTCAAGATACCAAAAATCTTATACCATAAAACTTTCAAACTGGAACTGGCTGTCCTAGGTTGGTAGAGCAGCCCGTCCCTATCATAGTGAAGTGGTGGCCAACATCGCTGTAGCAGGGGCTCCTGTGTTTTGAAAGGGAATTCATTGTCCTTTCTAACTAAAAGGCCGTGGTCACGATCAGGACGTTAGCCCGTAACTTACCAGTCAAAAGGTACTGCTTCTGACTGTTGGTTTCTAGTCTCACACCACAGAGGGAAGAGTCAAAT carries:
- the Timp4 gene encoding metalloproteinase inhibitor 4 isoform X1, translating into MPWSPLAALSWALVLRLLALLWPPGRGEACSCAPAHPQQHVCHSALVIRAKISSEKVVPASEDPADTQKMIRYEIKQIKMFKGFEKAKDIQYVYTPFDSSLCGVRLETNSQKQYLLTGQILSDGKVFIHLCNYIEPWEDLSLVQRESLNHHYHQNCGCQITTCYAVPCTISAPNECLWTDWLLERKLYGYQAQHYVCMKHVDGICSWYRGHLHLRKEYVDIIQP
- the Timp4 gene encoding metalloproteinase inhibitor 4 isoform X2, which produces MPWSPLAALSWALVLRLLALLWPPGRGEACSCAPAHPQQHVCHSALVIRAKISSEKVVPASEDPADTQKMIRYEIKQIKMFKGFEKAKDIQYVYTPFDSSLCGVRLETNSQKQYLLTGQILSDGKVFIHLCNYIEPWEDLSLVQRESLNHHYHQNCGCQCPVPSQPPMSVSGRTGCWNGSSMGTRPSTTSA